Proteins from a genomic interval of Zingiber officinale cultivar Zhangliang chromosome 2A, Zo_v1.1, whole genome shotgun sequence:
- the LOC122040161 gene encoding GATA transcription factor 1-like — MSDFYYEIDDLLDFLNEEDEENALVMVKKPCNETGAFLLPPLTPPPAASPGGGGDHYLECSSNQKQFDEKLDYSTPAFLEECDSFLVDVPPPSAASGAANIDAFVRDSSPISVLEPAANSSGDSSSSSSSSSQSSTSASQSCGRAFPARARSKRRRRIPAAFYLPSPPSHPINESFGASESLPVPKKKLKIIIKSSAANAATGTEEESGSPGLRKCTHCGIQKTPQWRAGPTGPKTLCNACGVRYKTGRLFPEYRPAASPTFVPDLHSNSHKKVVEMRMKASSTVVGAGHDDGCDLLQHIRRPH, encoded by the exons ATGAGCGATTTCTACTACGAGATCGACGACCTGCTCGATTTCCTCAACGAGGAGGACGAGGAGAATGCGTTAGTAATGGTGAAGAAGCCCTGCAATGAAACAGGGGCTTTCCTTCTCCCTCCCCTAACTCCTCCTCCGGCCGCCTCTCCAGGCGGCGGCGGAGACCACTACCTTGAGTGCTCTAGTAACCAAAAACAA TTTGATGAGAAATTGGATTACTCGACGCCGGCGTTCCTCGAAGAGTGCGATTCCTTTCTGGTCGACGTTCCACCCCCGAGCGCCGCCAGCGGCGCCGCCAATATCGATGCTTTCGTGCGAGACTCGAGTCCGATCTCCGTTCTCGAACCGGCCGCCAATTCCAGTGGGGACTCGTCTTCttcttcgtcgtcgtcgtctcaATCTTCGACTTCGGCTTCCCAGTCCTGCGGCAGGGCGTTCCCCGCCCGCGCGCGCAGCAAGCGCCGCCGCCGCATCCCCGCCGCCTTCTACCTCCCTTCTCCCCCCTCGCATCCCATAAACGAGAGCTTCGGCGCGTCCGAGTCCTTACCTGTTCCGAAGAAGAAGCTAAAGATCATAATAAAGAGCTCGGCGGCCAACGCGGCGACCGGGACAGAGGAGGAATCGGGTTCGCCGGGGTTGAGGAAATGCACGCACTGCGGGATACAGAAGACGCCGCAGTGGCGAGCCGGGCCGACGGGGCCGAAGACGCTCTGCAACGCCTGCGGCGTCCGCTACAAGACCGGGCGGCTGTTCCCGGAATACCGACCGGCGGCCAGCCCCACCTTCGTGCCCGACCTCCACTCCAACTCACACAAGAAAGTGGTGGAGATGCGGATGAAGGCTTCCTCCACGGTCGTCGGCGCCGGCCACGACGACGGCTGCGACCTCCTCCAGCATATTCGCCGCCCGCATTGA
- the LOC122042755 gene encoding dolichyl-diphosphooligosaccharide--protein glycosyltransferase subunit 1B-like → MGRRTRSAAAMAIVPLLLLSFFHLLQFVSSTQEIRVLSAEKRIDLTSPIARVFLTLKVENYGAPEVPEILIAFSPTESEHLAILKASTVEGKRKKKTYVPLSVSPVSSPDAPNGAQLYSVTLRSPLQSGEMTTVETLYVLTHSLEPFPTEISQSEPQLVYYRDSATILSPYTIVEQTVYIKTPSSKVESYTKVEPTARSGSETRYGPYHDRLPYSFSPVIVHFENNNPFAVVEELVREIEISHWGNLQIRDHYRLKHAGARHKGVFSRLDYQFRQSLSASFKTLLAMLPPRVHSVYYRDDIGNISSSHLRINSQKSELEIEPRYPLFGGWKATFTIGYGLPLQDFLFESSDGRRYLNFSFGCPLIETVVDDLTVKVILPEGSRNPTAAVPFPVNQHLETTYSYLDVVGRTTLVLQKRNVVPEHNYPFQVYYDFNPIFMLAEPLMLVSSVFLFFVAYIAYVHIDLSIRRPLKTNS, encoded by the exons ATGGGAAGGAGAACGAGATCCGCGGCCGCCATGGCGATCGTTCCgctcctcctcctctccttctttcATTTACTCCAATTTGTCTCTTCTACGCAGGAGATTCGAGTCCTCAGCGCGGAGAAAAGG ATCGACTTGACTTCGCCAATCGCAAGGGTTTTCTTGACTTTGAAG GTGGAAAACTATGGTGCACCTGAAGTTCCTGAAATTCTTATTGCTTTCTCACCGACTGAGTCTGAACATTTGGCAATTCTTAAAGCATCCACCGTAGAAGGGAAACGCAAGAAGAAGACTTACGTGCCTCTTTCCGTGAGTCCTGTTTCCTCTCCTGATGCACCTAATGGTGCTCAGCTCTACTCTGTTACGTTACGCAGTCCATTGCAGTCCGGTGAGATGACCACAGTGGAAACACTTTATGTGCTAACTCATTCCCTCGAGCCCTTTCCAACTGAGATTAGCCAATCAGAACCACAGCTTGTTTACTACCGTGATAGTGCAACTATTCTGTCACCTTACACGATTGTGGAGCAAACTGTATATATAAAAACTCCTAGCAGTAAGGTTGAATCATATACAAAAGTAGAACCAACTGCTCGTTCTGGTTCTGAGACAAGATATGGACCTTACCATGATCGTTTGCCATATTCATTCTCTCCAGTAATTGTACACTTTGAGAATAACAATCCATTTGCTGTTGTTGAAGAACTTGTGCGTGAGATAGAAATTTCACACTGGGGAAACCTTCAGATTAGGGACCACTACAGATTGAAACATGCTGGTGCACGACATAAAGGAGTTTTTTCAAG GCTTGATTATCAGTTTAGGCAATCACTCAGTGCTTCCTTCAAAACTCTGCTTGCAATGTTGCCACCTAGAGTTCACTCAGTCTACTACCGTGATGATATTGGGAACATCTCATCATCTCATTTGCGAATTAATTCTCAAAAG TCGGAACTAGAAATTGAACCTAGGTACCCATTATTTGGAGGGTGGAAGGCCACTTTCACTATTGGCTATGGGCTACCATTGCAAGATTTCCTGTTTGAATCATCTGATGGCCGGCGTTATCTTAACTTCAGTTTTGGATGCCCTCTGATTGAAACGGTGGTTGATGACCTAACAGTTAAA GTTATTCTTCCTGAGGGATCAAGAAATCCTACAGCTGCAGTTCCCTTTCCAGTGAATCAACATCTTGAG ACGACTTATTCATATCTCGATGTTGTTGGGAGGACAACATTGGTGCTCCAGAAGAGAAATGTTGTACCAGAGCATAACTACCCATTCCAG GTCTATTATGATTTCAACCCAATCTTCATGCTTGCGGAGCCCTTGATGTTGGTATCTTCTGTTTTCTTATTCTTTGTTGCGTATATCGCGTACGTTCATATCGATCTATCCATCAGGAGGCCATTGAAGACCAACTCATAA